The Mycolicibacterium brumae DNA window GGTGCTGCTCAACGGCGTGCAGGGCATCACCGACCTGATCACCACCCCGGGCCTGATCAACGTCGACTTCGCCGACGTCAAGGGCGTGATGAGCGGCGCGGGCACCGCCCTGATGGGCATCGGCGCCGCCCGCGGCGACGGCCGGGCGCTCAAGGCCGCCGAGATGGCGATCAACTCCCCGCTGCTGGAGGCCTCGATGGACGGCGCGCAGGGTGTGCTGCTGTCGGTGGCCGGCGGCTCCGACCTGGGCTTGTTCGAGATCAACGAGGCCGCCTCGCTGGTCCAGGACGCCGCGCACCAGGACGCCAACATCATCTTCGGCACGGTGATCGACGATTCCCTCGGCGACGAGGTGCGGGTCACCGTCATCGCCGCCGGATTCGAAGCCGGATCGCCCACCCGCAAGCCCGAGGGAGGCGCCGCCGCCGGCGGCCTGTTCGGCGCCGCCCGCGCCGGAGCCGTCAACCCCGCGCCGGCCGGCGCCGGGCAGCCCGCCACGGTGTTCGAGCCGGCCGACCCGGCCAGCTCCCCGCACCGCACCAACGGCCACACCGTCACGGTGGGCGGTGGCGGCGACGATGACGACGACGTCGACGTCCCGCCGTTCATGCGGCACTGACCTGCCGGTGAGCGTGCAGATCCGCCGGGTCACCACCACCCGCGCGGGCGGGCAGTCCGTCGCGCCGTTCGACACCTTCAACCTCGGCGACCACGTCGGCGACGACCCGCTGGCCGTCGCGGCGAACCGGGCCCGACTGGCCGACCGGATCGGGTTGGCGCCGGAGCGCGTCATCTGGATGAACCAGGTGCACGGCGATTCGGTGGCCACCGTCGACGGTCCGCGGGCCGAGGCGGTCGACGGGGTCGACGCCCTGGTCACCACCACGGCCGGCCTGGCGCTGGCCGTCATCACCGCCGACTGCGTGCCCGTGCTGCTCGGCGACGCGCGCGCCGGCGTCATTGGCGCCGCGCACGCCGGCCGGGTCGGGGCGGCCGCCGGGGTGGTCGCCCGCACCGTCGAGGCGATGGTGGCCGCCGGCGCGCGCCCCGCCGACATCTCGGCGTTCCTCGGCCCGGCGGTCAGCGGCGCGAACTACGAGGTTCCCGCGCAGATGGCCGATGAGGTCGAGAGCGCGCTGCCGGGCAGTCGCGTCACCACCCCTTCCGGCACGCCAGGGCTGGACCTGCGCGCCGGAATCGCCGCGCAGCTGCGCTCACTCGGAGTGGGCGCGGTCGACATCGACCCGCGTTGCACGGTCGCCGACCCGACGTTGTTCAGCCACCGCCGCGACGGGACTGCCGCCGGCGGCACCGGCCGGCTGGCGTCGCTGGTGTGGATGCAGTGAGCGATCAGCGCCGCGAGGAGCTGGCCCGGGCGCTGGCCGCGCTGCGGCGCCGGCTGGACGAGGCGGCCCGGGCGGCCGGCCGGGACCCGCGGGACGTCGGATTGTTGCCTGTCACAAAGTATTTCCCCGGCACGGACATCGAGATCCTGGCCGGGCTCGGGTGCCGGGAGTTTGGGGAGGCGCGCGATCAGGAGGCGTCGGCGAAGATCGCCGCGCTGGCCGGTCGACTGCCCGACGGGGTGCGCTGGCACATGATCGGCCGGCTGCAGCGCAACAAGGCGCGCTCGGTGGCGCTCTGGGCCGACGTCGTGCATTCGGTGGACTCGGTTCGGCTGGCCAACGCGCTGGGCGCCGCGGCCGCCGCGGCCCTGGGCGACGGGCGGCGCCGCGCGCCGCTGCAGGCCTACGTGCAGGTGAGTCTGGACAGCGACACCGCGCGCGGCGGTGTGCCGATCGACGAGCCGGACGCGGTCGACGAGGTGTGCGACGCGGTGGCCGGCGCGGCGGGGCTGAGGCTGGCCGGGCTGATGGCGGTGCCACCGGTCGGCGCCGACCCGGACCGGGCGTTCGGGCGGCTGGCCGACGAGCGCCGGCGGGTGTGCGCGCGGCATCCGAGTGCCGTCGGGTTGTCGGCCGGCATGTCCGGCGATCTGGAATCGGCGGTCAAACACGGCTCGACGTGTGTGCGTGTCGGAACCGCGTTAATGGGGAATCGCCCGCTAACGTCACCGGCAGTAGTCACTCCAGTCACATCTTCATCACGTACATCAGAACGAAATCCGGGTTCCCCGGCGCCGCCGCTCTTTCCAGAAGGGTCAACACAATGAGCACTTTGCACAAGGTCAAGGCCTACTTCGGCATGGCGCCGTTGGAGGACTACGAGGACGAGTACTACGACGACGAGCGCGGCGCGCGCGGCGGCTACGGCCGCCGCGGCGAGCGGTTCGCCGACGACTACGACCGCGGTCCCCGCTACGAGCACGAGTACGCCGAGGAGCGCCGCGAGCCGGAGTACGCCCCGGCCGGTGGTGGCTACCGCGGCGGCTACGACGACGACCCGCGCTACCACGCGCCGCGCGAGTTCGACCGCCCGTCGGCGCCGCCGTCGCAGCGGTTCGCCCCGCTGCACGGATCGACTCGCGGCGCGCTGGCGATGGACCCGCGCCGCATGCAGACCCTGTTCGAGGAAGGCAGCCCGCTGTCGAAGATCACCACGCTGCGTCCGAAGGACTACAGCGAAGCCCGCACCATCGGCGAGCGGTTCCGCGACGGCACGCCGGTGATCATGGACCTGGTGACCATGGACAACGCCGACGCCAAGCGGCTGGTCGACTTCGCCGCCGGCCTGGCCTTCGCGCTGCGCGGCTCCTTCGACAAGGTCGCCACCAAGGTGTTCCTGCTGTCGCCGGCCGACGTCGAGGTCACCCCCGAGGAGCGCCGCCGGATGGCCGAGGCGGGCTTCTACTCGCGCTGACTAGGTAGTCTGGGAACCGGCCGGGGCCAACCGCCCCGGCCGGTTCGCGTTCTCATCGCCCAGCCCCACGGAAGAGGAAATAGCCGGTGCCGATCGTCTTCGAAATAGTGGGCTTTGCGCTGTTCTTGTTCTGGCTGCTGCTGATCGCGCGGATCGTCATCGAGTTCATCCGCACCTTCAGCCGGGACTGGCAGCCGCGCGGATTCACCGTGGTGGTGCTCGAGGTGATCCTGACGGTCACCGATCCGCCGGTGAAGCTGCTGCGCCGGGTGATCCCGCCGCTGAACATCGGCAGCGTGCGGCTGGACCTGTCGGTGATGGTGCTGCTGCTGGTGGCCTTCATCGGCATGCAGCTGGCCTTCGGCGCTTCCATGCGCTGAGCCTTCTGTGAAAATCGTTCTTATTTATCCCGCAGTTTCGGAACCGGCGGGTCTGATGTGACAGGATGGACGCCAGTTACGATACGGACGGTAGCAACTGGCAAAGTTGCTCTATCGTTCTAAACTCGCAGACCGGTCCGACCGCAACAACTGGCAAGGGGTCAGAGAATGCCGCTCACACCCGCCGACGTGCACAACGTCGCCTTCAGCAAGCCGCCGATCGGCAAGCGTGGCTACAACGAGGACGAGGTGGACGCCTTCCTCGATCTGGTGGAAGCCGAATTGACCCGGCTGGTCGAGGAGAACGCCGATCTGCGTCAGCGGGTTGGCGAGCTCGACCAGGAGGTCGTCTCGGCCCGCAGCGGCGGCGCCGCCGTCGCCGCCCCGGTCTACAGCGAGCCGGCGCCCGCGCCCGCGCCCGCCTATGAGTCGGTGCCCGGCGAGGAGGCGCACGTCAAGGCCGCCAAGGTGCTGGCCCTGGCCCAGGACACCGCGGACCGCCTGACCGGCGGCGCCCGCGATGAGGCCAATAAGATGCTGGCCGACGCCCGCGCCAACGCCGACGCGTTGGTCACCGAGGCGCAGGCCACCGCCGACGCCACGCTGGCCGACGCCCGGTCGCGCGCCGAGGCCACCCTCGCCGACGCGCAGAGCCGCTCGGAG harbors:
- a CDS encoding DivIVA domain-containing protein, which encodes MPLTPADVHNVAFSKPPIGKRGYNEDEVDAFLDLVEAELTRLVEENADLRQRVGELDQEVVSARSGGAAVAAPVYSEPAPAPAPAYESVPGEEAHVKAAKVLALAQDTADRLTGGARDEANKMLADARANADALVTEAQATADATLADARSRAEATLADAQSRSETQLRQAQEKADALQADAERKHAEIMGTINQQRTVLEGRLEQLRTFEREYRTRLKTYLESQLEELGQRGSAAPVDSGAGEGGYNQFNRGN
- the pgeF gene encoding peptidoglycan editing factor PgeF; the protein is MTTTSTSRRSCGTDLPVSVQIRRVTTTRAGGQSVAPFDTFNLGDHVGDDPLAVAANRARLADRIGLAPERVIWMNQVHGDSVATVDGPRAEAVDGVDALVTTTAGLALAVITADCVPVLLGDARAGVIGAAHAGRVGAAAGVVARTVEAMVAAGARPADISAFLGPAVSGANYEVPAQMADEVESALPGSRVTTPSGTPGLDLRAGIAAQLRSLGVGAVDIDPRCTVADPTLFSHRRDGTAAGGTGRLASLVWMQ
- a CDS encoding YggT family protein, with translation MPIVFEIVGFALFLFWLLLIARIVIEFIRTFSRDWQPRGFTVVVLEVILTVTDPPVKLLRRVIPPLNIGSVRLDLSVMVLLLVAFIGMQLAFGASMR
- the ftsZ gene encoding cell division protein FtsZ, whose amino-acid sequence is MTPPHNYLAVIKVVGIGGGGVNAVNRMIEQGLKGVEFIAINTDAQALLMSDADVKLDVGRDSTRGLGAGADPEVGRKAAEDAKDEIEELLRGADMVFVTAGEGGGTGTGGAPVVASIARKLGALTVGVVTRPFSFEGKRRSNQAENGINALRESCDTLIVIPNDRLLQMGDAAVSLMDAFRSADEVLLNGVQGITDLITTPGLINVDFADVKGVMSGAGTALMGIGAARGDGRALKAAEMAINSPLLEASMDGAQGVLLSVAGGSDLGLFEINEAASLVQDAAHQDANIIFGTVIDDSLGDEVRVTVIAAGFEAGSPTRKPEGGAAAGGLFGAARAGAVNPAPAGAGQPATVFEPADPASSPHRTNGHTVTVGGGGDDDDDVDVPPFMRH
- a CDS encoding cell division protein SepF; translation: MSTLHKVKAYFGMAPLEDYEDEYYDDERGARGGYGRRGERFADDYDRGPRYEHEYAEERREPEYAPAGGGYRGGYDDDPRYHAPREFDRPSAPPSQRFAPLHGSTRGALAMDPRRMQTLFEEGSPLSKITTLRPKDYSEARTIGERFRDGTPVIMDLVTMDNADAKRLVDFAAGLAFALRGSFDKVATKVFLLSPADVEVTPEERRRMAEAGFYSR
- a CDS encoding YggS family pyridoxal phosphate-dependent enzyme — its product is MSDQRREELARALAALRRRLDEAARAAGRDPRDVGLLPVTKYFPGTDIEILAGLGCREFGEARDQEASAKIAALAGRLPDGVRWHMIGRLQRNKARSVALWADVVHSVDSVRLANALGAAAAAALGDGRRRAPLQAYVQVSLDSDTARGGVPIDEPDAVDEVCDAVAGAAGLRLAGLMAVPPVGADPDRAFGRLADERRRVCARHPSAVGLSAGMSGDLESAVKHGSTCVRVGTALMGNRPLTSPAVVTPVTSSSRTSERNPGSPAPPLFPEGSTQ